Proteins encoded by one window of Sorex araneus isolate mSorAra2 chromosome 3, mSorAra2.pri, whole genome shotgun sequence:
- the REM2 gene encoding GTP-binding protein REM 2 isoform X2, producing MDADTETTALCPSGSHQASPPGTPTAADATALKQPEKLLAGLDLGGPPGAPRRRGSMPVPYKHQLRRTQAVDELDWPPQTPSSGSSDSLGSGEAGAAPKDRVFKVMLVGESGVGKSTLAGTFGGLQGDSAHEPENPEDTYERRIIVDQEEVTLVVYDIWEQEDSGGWLRDHCLQTGDAFLIVFSVTDRRSFSKVPETLLKLRAGRPHHDLPVIIVGNKSDLVRSREVSVEEGRHLAGTLGCKHIETSAALHHNTHELFEGAVRQIRLRRSRGRAGGAEGLRPDSGSPEGPAPPARRESLTKKAKRFLANLVPRNAKFFKQRSRSCHDLSVL from the exons ATGGACGCGGACACAGAGACCACCGCCCTCTGTCCCTCGGGCAGCCACCAGGCCTCCCCTCCGGGGACGCCCACCGCAG CAGATGCTACGGCGCTGAAGCAGCCAGAGAAACTGCTGGCAGGCCTGGACCTGGGCGGACCCCCGGGCGCCCCCAGACGCAGGGGCAGTATGCCAGTGCCCTACAAACACCAGCTGCGGCGCACCCAGGCCGTGGATGAGCTTGACTGGCCACCCCAGACCCCCTCGTCGGGCTCCTCTGACTCCCTGGGTTCAGGGGAAGCAGGTGCCGCCCCGAAGGATCGTGTCTTCAAGGTCATGCTGGTGGGCGAGAGCGGCGTGGGCAAGAGCACCCTCGCAGGCACTTTTGGCGGTCTCCAGGGAGACAGTGCTCACGAGCCAGAGAACCCAG AGGACACCTATGAGAGACGCATCATCGTAGACCAGGAGGAAGTGACGCTGGTTGTTTATGACATCTGGGAACAG GAGGACTCAGGCGGGTGGCTGCGGGACCACTGCCTCCAGACGGGGGATGCCTTTCTCATCGTCTTCTCAGTCACTGACCGAAGAAGCTTCTCCAAAGTGCCAGAGACCCTCCTAAAACTCCGGGCTGGAAGGCCCCACCATGACCTGCCTGTCATCATTGTTGGAAACAAGAGCGATCTGGTCCGCTCCAGGGAAGTCTCCGTGGAGG AGGGTCGCCACTTGGCCGGGACCCTGGGCTGCAAGCACATCGAGACGTCGGCCGCGCTGCACCACAACACGCATGAGCTCTTCGAGGGCGCCGTGCGCCAGATCCGGCTGCGGCGGAGCCGGGGCCGCGCGGGCGGCGCCGAGGGGCTGCGGCCGGACTCGGGCAGCCCCGagggccccgcgccgcccgcccgccgcgagAGCCTCACCAAGAAGGCCAAGCGCTTCCTGGCCAACCTCGTGCCGCGCAACGCCAAGTTCTTCAAGCAGCGCTCCAGGTCGTGCCACGACCTCTCCGTGCTCTGA
- the REM2 gene encoding GTP-binding protein REM 2 isoform X1 encodes MDADTETTALCPSGSHQASPPGTPTAEADATALKQPEKLLAGLDLGGPPGAPRRRGSMPVPYKHQLRRTQAVDELDWPPQTPSSGSSDSLGSGEAGAAPKDRVFKVMLVGESGVGKSTLAGTFGGLQGDSAHEPENPEDTYERRIIVDQEEVTLVVYDIWEQEDSGGWLRDHCLQTGDAFLIVFSVTDRRSFSKVPETLLKLRAGRPHHDLPVIIVGNKSDLVRSREVSVEEGRHLAGTLGCKHIETSAALHHNTHELFEGAVRQIRLRRSRGRAGGAEGLRPDSGSPEGPAPPARRESLTKKAKRFLANLVPRNAKFFKQRSRSCHDLSVL; translated from the exons ATGGACGCGGACACAGAGACCACCGCCCTCTGTCCCTCGGGCAGCCACCAGGCCTCCCCTCCGGGGACGCCCACCGCAG AAGCAGATGCTACGGCGCTGAAGCAGCCAGAGAAACTGCTGGCAGGCCTGGACCTGGGCGGACCCCCGGGCGCCCCCAGACGCAGGGGCAGTATGCCAGTGCCCTACAAACACCAGCTGCGGCGCACCCAGGCCGTGGATGAGCTTGACTGGCCACCCCAGACCCCCTCGTCGGGCTCCTCTGACTCCCTGGGTTCAGGGGAAGCAGGTGCCGCCCCGAAGGATCGTGTCTTCAAGGTCATGCTGGTGGGCGAGAGCGGCGTGGGCAAGAGCACCCTCGCAGGCACTTTTGGCGGTCTCCAGGGAGACAGTGCTCACGAGCCAGAGAACCCAG AGGACACCTATGAGAGACGCATCATCGTAGACCAGGAGGAAGTGACGCTGGTTGTTTATGACATCTGGGAACAG GAGGACTCAGGCGGGTGGCTGCGGGACCACTGCCTCCAGACGGGGGATGCCTTTCTCATCGTCTTCTCAGTCACTGACCGAAGAAGCTTCTCCAAAGTGCCAGAGACCCTCCTAAAACTCCGGGCTGGAAGGCCCCACCATGACCTGCCTGTCATCATTGTTGGAAACAAGAGCGATCTGGTCCGCTCCAGGGAAGTCTCCGTGGAGG AGGGTCGCCACTTGGCCGGGACCCTGGGCTGCAAGCACATCGAGACGTCGGCCGCGCTGCACCACAACACGCATGAGCTCTTCGAGGGCGCCGTGCGCCAGATCCGGCTGCGGCGGAGCCGGGGCCGCGCGGGCGGCGCCGAGGGGCTGCGGCCGGACTCGGGCAGCCCCGagggccccgcgccgcccgcccgccgcgagAGCCTCACCAAGAAGGCCAAGCGCTTCCTGGCCAACCTCGTGCCGCGCAACGCCAAGTTCTTCAAGCAGCGCTCCAGGTCGTGCCACGACCTCTCCGTGCTCTGA
- the LRP10 gene encoding low-density lipoprotein receptor-related protein 10 produces the protein MLPAILLLLLPGGALAHPDRAVLPNPACEAPPAVLSVQGTLQRPVGRESRGSPANCTWLILGSKEQTVTIRFQKLHLACGSERLLLRSPLQPLISLCQAPASPLQLPGGNVTITYTYMGGRAPMGQGFLLSYSQDWLMCLQEEFQCLNHRCLPASQRCDGQDACGDGSDEAGCSSDPFPDLTPAPSPTPRCNHTLEDFYGVFSSPGYSHLTSASHPQSCLWLLDPHDGRRLAVRFTALDLGYGDAVHVYDGPGPPQTPRLLRSLTHFSNGKAVTVETLSGKAVVAYHTVAWSNGRGFNATYHVRGYCLPWDRPCGLGSGLGAGEGLGERCYSEAQRCDGSWDCADGTDEENCPGCPPGHYPCGPAGSPTATACYLPADRCNYQTFCVDGADERRCRHCQPGNFQCRDEKCVYETWVCDGQPDCADGSDEWDCSYALPRKVITAAVIGSLVCSLLLVIALGCTCKLYAIRTQEYSIFAPLSRMEAEMVQQQAPPSYGQLIAQGAIPPVEDFPTENPSDNSVLGNLRSLLQILRQDMTPGGGPGPRRRQRGRSVRRLVRRLRRWGLLPRASTQARTADTRPQTVPSTSPPEASEGTPSPAPEGGAVGGQDGEQAPPLPAKAPLPSTSAAPALPTAPEAQGSGPSGPLEPSLLSGVVQALRGRLLPGLRPPGPSRPPAGPHPTVLPPEDEDDVLLVPLAEPGVWVVEVEDEPLLA, from the exons ATGCTGCCGGCcatcctcctgctcctcctcccgg gAGGCGCCCTGGCGCACCCAGACCGGGCTGTCCTCCCAAATCCTG CCTGTGAGGCGCCCCCCGCAGTGCTGTCAGTGCAGGGCACCCTGCAGAGGCCAGTGGGCCGGGAGAGCCGTGGCTCCCCTGCCAACTGCACCTGGCTCATCCTGGGCAGCAAGGAGCAGACGGTGACCATCAG GTTCCAGAAGCTGCACCTGGCCTGTGGCTCAGAGCGCTTACTCCTGCGCTCCCCGCTGCAGCCGCTCATCTCCCTGTGCCAGGCGCCCGCCAGCCCCCTGCAGCTGCCTGGCGGCAATGTCACCATCACCTACACCTACATGGGGGGCAGGGCGCCCATGGGCCAGGGCTTCCTGCTCTCCTACAGCCAAG ACTGGCTGATGTGCCTGCAGGAAGAGTTCCAGTGCCTGAACCACCGCTGTCTGCCCGCCTCGCAGCGCTGTGACGGCCAGGATGCCTGTGGCGATGGCTCTGACGAGGCTGGGTGCAGTTCAGACCCTTTTCCGGACCTGACCCcggctcccagccccaccccccgctgCAACCATACCTTGGAAGACTTCTATGGGGTCTTCTCCTCCCCTGGCTACTCTCACCTGACCTCAGCCTCCCACCCACAGTCCTGCCTCTGGCTTCTGGACCCCCACGATGGCCGGCGGCTGGCAGTGCGTTTCACGGCTCTGGATCTGGGCTACGGAGATGCAGTGCACGTGTACGACGGGCCCGGCCCCCCGCAAACCCCCCGCCTGCTGCGCAGCCTCACCCACTTCAGCAATGGCAAGGCAGTCACCGTGGAGACGCTCTCTGGCAAGGCTGTCGTGGCCTACCACACGGTCGCCTGGAGCAACGGCCGGGGCTTCAACGCCACCTACCACGTGAGGGGCTACTGCCTGCCCTGGGACCGGCCCTGTGGGCTAGGCTCAGGCCTGGGCGCTGGCGAGGGCCTCGGGGAGCGCTGCTACAGCGAGGCGCAGCGCTGCGATGGCTCCTGGGACTGCGCCGACGGCACAGACGAGGAGAACTGCCCGGGCTGCCCCCCTGGACATTACCCGTGCGGGCCCGCCGGGTCCCCCACGGCCACCGCCTGCTACCTGCCTGCTGACCGCTGCAACTACCAGACCTTCTGTGTGGACGGCGCCGACGAGAGGCGCTGCCGCCACTGCCAGCCGGGCAACTTCCAGTGCCGAGACGAGAAGTGCGTGTACGAGACGTGGGTGTGCGACGGGCAGCCGGACTGCGCCGACGGCAGCGACGAGTGGGACTGCTCCTACGCCCTGCCGCGCAAGGTCATCACCGCCGCCGTCATCGGCAGCCTGGTGTGCAGCCTGCTGCTGGTCATCGCGCTGGGCTGCACCTGCAAGCTCTACGCCATCCGCACCCAGGAGTACAG CATCTTTGCCCCCCTGTCGCGGATGGAGGCCGAGATGGTGCAGCAGCAGGCGCCCCCGTCCTACGGGCAGCTCATCGCCCAGGGCGCCATCCCGCCCGTGGAGGACTTCCCCACGGAGAACCCCAGCGAC AACTCAGTGCTGGGCAACCTGCGTTCCCTGCTGCAGATCCTGCGCCAAGATATGACCCCGGGGGGCGGCCCAGGCCCCCGGCGCCGGCAGCGGGGCCGCTCCGTCCGCCGCCTAGTGCGACGACTCCGCCGCTGGGGCCTGCTTCCTCGAGCCAGCACCCAGGCCCGAACCGCTGACACCAGGCCCCAGACCGTACCTTCCACCTCGCCCCCAGAGGCCTCCGaggggacccccagccctgcccctgaaggaggggcGGTGGGTGGGCAGGATGGGGAGCAGGCACCCCCCCTGCCGGCCAAGGCTCCCCTCCCATCAACCAGTgcggcccctgccctccccactgcccctgaGGCGCAAGGGTCAGGGCCCTCGGGGCCCctggagccctccctgctgtccggAGTGGTGCAGGCCCTTCGAGGTCGTCTCCTGCCTGGCCTGCGCCCCCCAGGGCCTTCCCGGCCCCCGGCTGGCCCCCACCCAACCGTCCTGCCCCCAGAGGACGAAGATGATGTGCTGCTGGTGCCACTGGCCGAGCCCGGTGTCTGGGTGGTGGAAGTGGAGGACGAGCCCCTGCTTGCCTGA